The window GGCGACGCCCGTGCCGTTTCCGAACGCCGAGCGGCGGCGGCATTCGAGCGCCGTGACGCCCTCGACGAGCGACTCTTCGCCGATGCGGTAGCCGGCGACCCGCGAACGGACGATCCGGGCTCCCCGGGCGATTTCGACGCGACCCTCCAGATGGCTTTGGCGAAGCTGGCCGGGTTCGAAGTCCGGAGCGACCGTCACTTTCGTCCAATCTTCGGCCGAATTGCCGAGCGTTTCGAGTGCGGCGATCTCCGCGGGGGTCAAATTTCGGAATGAAGTCATTGTTTCGTGGGTTTTGAATGCAAATATAGCAATTTGCGGCTAAACGGCAAATTCATTTTCCGGCACGGGAAACTCCCTTCCCGCGCGGTCGATTTCGATCCGGCGGCCGCTGCGCACGACCTGCGCCCGGCCGTTGCGGAAGGGTTTCACGGCCTCGCAGCCGGGAAAGCTCAGCCGGGTGCGGCCCGCCGTGTCGATGTAGTGCCACGTCGAACCCAGCAGCACGGCGGCCAGCCCCTCGGTGAAGTCGAAGCCGCTGTCGTAAAGCGGCGGAACGATCGTCCGCTGCGGCGTTCGGTAACCCCAGCGGCCGTTCCCGACGAACAGTTCCGGGGTCTCGTCGTCGGAGGAGGGGTCTCCTGTGCCGGCCTGCCGGACCGCTTCGCCGAGCAGCTCCGCGAGTCCGAAAAGTTGCAGGGTCGGGGAGCAGAGCAACTGCGCCACGCGGTATTGCACGGCTTTGCCGCGGCGTTCGAACAGGCCGAGGACTTCGCGGTAGGCCGGGTCGCCGGGAATCTTTCCGGGCGAGAACAACAGTCCGTCGGCGGTGCCGTAACGCTCCCAGAGCGTCGGTTCCTCGGCCAGCGCGTGCAGGGCCGTGGAGATCAGGGCCGCGGGGTAGTCGTCGAGCCGTTCGTTGAAATCCGCCGCCGTGCGGGCCGGATGCTGGTAGGCCGCTGTGCCCAGTTCGGGGCTCGTCTCTCCGGCGAAGGCGGGCAGGAATGCGGCGTCGAAGTCGATCGGATGCAGCTGCCGGTCCCGGCCTACGATGATGTTCGCGGGCTTCAGGTCGCCGTGGGCGCGGTCGTCGGCGACCATGCCGGCGGCCAGGGAGTCGAATGATTCCGCAAGGCTCCGGAGCTTTGCCGTATCGTGCGCGAGGGCGGCTTCGGCGACCGCTTCGTGGAGGGTCGCGCCGTCGATCCAGTCGCCCAGAATCGCATCGACCCAGACGCCCGTTTCCGACGAAGTGTAGAGGTAGAGCTCCTTTTCGAGCACTCCGTCGCCGTAGATCTCCCGCAGGTGGCGCATCCTGCGCAGGTAGCAGCGCAGCGACCGGATGCGTCCGTCGCGGCGGATGCGGAAGACGACGGCCGAATTGCCGATGCTGTAAAGGGGGCGTCCCTGCCCGTCCCGGCATAACTCCACCTCGCCCAGCGTGCGTGTCAGGCCGTGGGAATCGGTGAGTGTGAGCAGGTATTGGCGAAGGGTGAACACGTCGTGCGGTGGGTTTTAAGCGTCGTCCGGTCTGTCGGAGACGGCGCAAGATGCGAAAAAGTCCGATGACGAAGCCGGACCCGAGGGCCCGGCTTCGTCATCGGGAGTGCTTGTTGGATTGGGAGCAGACACCTGATTCGAAAATGTTCGGTGCTTCGGCCGCACCCTAAGACAGGCGTTATGCCTGCGCCCGAAAGCGCAACATCTGCCCGAAAGCGTCCCGGCTTGCGGGCGCACTCTAAAACAGGCGTCTTACGCCTGCGCCTGGGTGCACGGAGCCGGACCGAGAGCGTCCGGACCTCCGGTTGCCTCTGAAACAGGCGTCTGCGCCTGCGCCTGTCAATGGCAGTTGCAGTGTCCGTGTCCGCTCTGGTCGCCGCAGCCTTCGCCGCAGCCGTCCCCGCACTCTCCGCACGAACAGCCGCCCTGCAAATCCTCGGGCGTCACGTCGCGCACCGAAATCACGTCTACCTCGAAGTTGAGCGTTTTGCCCGCCATCGGGTGGTTGAAGTCCATCTTCACCGTCGTGTCGCCGACCTCCTTGACGATGCCCATCATGCGGTTGCCCTGGGCGTCGCTCATCGGGACCTGGCTGCCGACGAAGAGGATGTCTTCGGCCAGCTTGCCGTCCACCATGAATATATCTTTCGGCAGATCGACGATGGCTTCGGCGATGATCTCGCCGTAGCCGTCCTTGGGCTCGAGGGTGAACGCGACCGATTCGCCGATCTCCTTGCCCAGAATCGCTTCCTCGAATTTGGGAAGCAGCATGCCCGTTCCGAAGATGAATTCGAGCGGCTGGCCCGGGCGCGACTGGTCTGCGATCTGTCCGTCAACGGTGAGCTTGTAGTCTACGCCGACCATTTTGTTTTGTTCTACTTTCATACGATTGTTATAAAGTTTAGTTGTTTTTATCGTCGTTTTTCAGGGACATTGCCCGGCATTCACGGCTCAAAAGCGATTTTCCGCCGCCATCTTTCTAAAGGCGGCTTTTTAAGCCGCTCAAAGGTACGCACTTCGGAGCGAGTTGCCAAATAATCGCATGAAATAATTGTGCCGCAACAACCGAAAACGGCGGCGATGTCTCTACCGCCGCCGTTTCGTCTTTCCGGAAAACGCTACTCGCAGTTGCGGCAGCAGAGGTTGCGGTCGCCGTAGCCGTTGTCGATCTTCGACACGTAGGGGAAGAATTTCGACTCGCCGATCCACCGGAGCGGGAACGCCGCCTGCTCGCGCGTGTAGGGGTGCGACCACTCCCCGGCCAGTTCGCGGGCCGTGTGGGGTGCGTTGGCCACCACGTTGTCCGCCTCGCCGGCCGCCGCCTCGCATTCGCGCTTGATCTGCACCAGCGCTTCGATGAAGCGGTCCATCTCCTCCTTGGGCTCCGACTCCGTGGGCTCGACCATCAGCGTCTCGTGCACGGGGAACGAGAGCGTCGGGGCGTGGAACCCGTAGTCCATCAGCCGGTGGGCGATGTCGCCGCAGTCGATGTTGTAGTCCTTCTTGAAATTTGTCAGGTCGAGGATCATCTCGTGGCCCACGCGGCCCGTCTCGCCCGAATAGTAGGTGCGGAACTCCGAAGCCAGCGCCGCCGACATGTAGTTGGCGTTGACGATGGCCATTTCGGTGGCTTTGCGCAGTCCGTCGGCCCCCAGCATCTTGATATAGCCGTAGGTGATCGGCAGGAGCAGCGCCGAACCCCACGGGGCCGAAGCGACCGCCGTGATGCCCTCGTCGCCGCCCGTGGCTACGACCGAATGCGAGGGCAGGAAGGCTTTGAGGTGCTCGGCGACGCAGATCGGGCCGACGCCCGGACCGCCGCCGCCGTGGGGCATGGCGAAGGTCTTGTGGAGGTTGAGGTGGCAGACATCGGCGCCGATGTAGCCGGGGTTGGTGAGCCCCACCTGCGCGTTCATGTTGGCGCCGTCCATGTAGACCTGCCCGCCGGCGT of the Alistipes senegalensis JC50 genome contains:
- a CDS encoding WG repeat-containing protein, translated to MFTLRQYLLTLTDSHGLTRTLGEVELCRDGQGRPLYSIGNSAVVFRIRRDGRIRSLRCYLRRMRHLREIYGDGVLEKELYLYTSSETGVWVDAILGDWIDGATLHEAVAEAALAHDTAKLRSLAESFDSLAAGMVADDRAHGDLKPANIIVGRDRQLHPIDFDAAFLPAFAGETSPELGTAAYQHPARTAADFNERLDDYPAALISTALHALAEEPTLWERYGTADGLLFSPGKIPGDPAYREVLGLFERRGKAVQYRVAQLLCSPTLQLFGLAELLGEAVRQAGTGDPSSDDETPELFVGNGRWGYRTPQRTIVPPLYDSGFDFTEGLAAVLLGSTWHYIDTAGRTRLSFPGCEAVKPFRNGRAQVVRSGRRIEIDRAGREFPVPENEFAV
- a CDS encoding peptidylprolyl isomerase, whose protein sequence is MKVEQNKMVGVDYKLTVDGQIADQSRPGQPLEFIFGTGMLLPKFEEAILGKEIGESVAFTLEPKDGYGEIIAEAIVDLPKDIFMVDGKLAEDILFVGSQVPMSDAQGNRMMGIVKEVGDTTVKMDFNHPMAGKTLNFEVDVISVRDVTPEDLQGGCSCGECGDGCGEGCGDQSGHGHCNCH